DNA from Petroclostridium xylanilyticum:
AGTCCATATGAATCCCTATTATCTTAGTAAGTTTTTTAAGCAAAAAACAGGACAAAATTTTTCTGACTATGTCATAACGGTTAAAATGAAAAAAGCAGCGGAATTATTGGATGACATCAATTATAAAACCTATGAGATTAGTGATATGGTTGGGTACAGTAGTCCCAAAAACTTTACCCGGACTTTCAAAAAATATTTCGGCATGAGCCCGCGAGAATACCGCAATTCTAACAACTGAACAATAGATGCAGCAAATAGCTTAGTATAAACATGTTTATATACAAGCAGCCAGCCATATATAAGGAAGAAGGTGCATTACATGATAAAGAATACGCACTCGAGGTTTTTTTTGAAAAATCTAATTTTATTTTTGATACCGCTTCTCATTCCTTTAATTGCGCTTGGAACATTAGCTACTGTCATTACACAAAAATATGTTAAAGAAGAAATAAATAAGAACAATATCAATTTGTTATTGCAAACAAAAGAGAATATTGAGTTAATATTAAGCGAACTAGATTCTCTTAATTTAAATTTTAGCACTAATCCCGCAATTAATGTTGGACTAAAACGAATTCTAAGAAATGATAATGAATCCTTAACGAAGAATGACTTTGATAAACTATCAATGATTAAAAATTTCGTAGATTCGCCAGCTAATTCAAGACCTTATATACATTCCATCTATGTTTATTACTACAACAATAAAAACCAGTTTCTTTCCACAACATCAGGGATAACAACGTTGAACAATTTCTATGATACCTCCTGGTATACAAATGTAGAAAATCAAGATAAACACACATTAATATGGACTGAAATGAGAGATATAAAACAATACGATTTTGCAAAAGAGTCTACGAAGGTATTAACCATTTACAGGAAACTTTATTCACCAGGTTCTACTGCGAGTGACGGTGTTATTGTTTTGAATATCTGCGCGAAATATATTGAAAGTTTGCTAAATAACTTGGAAACTCTCCCTGAGCAAAGCATACTGATTGTAGACGAAAATAATCAAATTATTTTTAGAAATCATTCGGCAAATAAAATGAAGCACACAAATATAGAGCAGATTTACAGACAGTCGGAACCTTCTTTTAAGGTAAATCCACTTATACGCAAAAAGGCATATACCATCTCTCAAATTCAGTCAGAACGGTATGGATGGAAGTACTTATCAATTGTTCCTCAAAATATAATATATGAAATTCCAATTAAGCTAAGCACCTTTACTTTTATTATACTTGCGCTATCATTTATATCAGGATTAAGTATAACATATTATTTAACTAGCAGAAACTATAAAAATATTCAGAACATAATTTCCATTATCGATTCGGCTGAAAACAACCAGCCATTGCCCGCACTGCCCTCCCGAATAAAAGATGAATATAGTTATATCCTGCATAATATTGTAAAAACCTTCGTTGAACATAGCTATTTAAAGGTGCAGTTATCTGAGCGAAAGTATAAGGTCCAGGCTATGGAGTTGTTAGCTTTACAATCCCAGATAAACCCTCATTTTTTGTTTAATACCTTGGAGACCATCAATTGGAAAGTTCTTAGCCTGACAGGCCACCCTAATGATATAAATGAAATGATCGGAAATCTTTCAGATATATTAAAATATTCATTGGAAAGTGACAAAAAAAGTGTAACAATCAAAGAAGAAATAAAATATACACAAAGCTATATCAATATTCAAAAAGCCCGGTATAAAGAAAAATTTGATGTAATTTGGGAATACGATGAAAATTTAACTCAGCATGAAATAACGAAGTTACTGTTGCAACCATTAATTGAAAACAGTATCTATCACGGAATTAGAGTAAAAGAAGGAAAAAGCTGCATCAAAATAAAGATACACTTTGTTCAGTCCTTTATAAAAATATCAGTGGTTGATAACGGACTAGGTATCAACCGTAAGAAGTTAATAGAAATTAGGGAAAAGTTACAGAAAGAAAAAGAATATAACGAGCATATCGGCTTATTCAACACAAACAAAAGATTAAAGCTAACCTATGGAGACCAATATGGAATCAAAATCAGGAGCAAATCTGGTTTTGGTACAGCGGTATATATGTATATACCTATATAACGTGGGACAACAACGAAACTGCTGAAAAAGCAGTGCTTTATCGTTTGGGCAAGACATAAGAGTGCACCGCTCGTTCCTCACGGAATTTCCCTAAGTCTTATAAGAGACTGCAAGCATGCAACCGCCTATATAACATTGCTTGCAGTCTCTTTCCAATTTCGCTTAAATATCTTAAAATCCTAACAATTTAGTTTGCGTCTACTATTCTGCAAATAGATCAAATATTCCATCCTGGCAGATATTCTCTTGTATTTTGGAGCATTTGGTTAAATAACTCCTCTGCATCTTTTATATCAATATTTACTAATGGATCATTGATAAACGTTCTAAATGCCAAGGCCTTATCTCTTGTTAGAGCAGCTTTTAAAGTAGCTTCCTGGTTTAACACATGTCTAATGACCAAATTTTGTACATCATCAGGAAGTTTGCCTGCCATTACCGGCTGCACATTATCTCTGCTAAAGTATGCGTTCGTTTCTACTACAGCTCCCATAGGTATGCCTTGCATTTGACCCACATTTGGTAAGTTGACATTGGTTACGATGTCTTTTAGCCCAACCAAGGCCTTTATCTGACGAACTCCTTCTTCACCCGATGGTTTTATCTCAACCGGCTCTTCTCCCCGTACCAGCCTGTTGCTCTTTTCTATCAGGTTTTCTCTGTGCTGTATTCTCCAGCTTACCGGAGTAATGCTAAATTTCCATTTTTCTACTGTTTCAGGATCTTTTAGATACCATGGTGGCATAAATTCTGCCAGATGTCTGTCTCCTGCTGCAGCAATCAAGCCATACCTTCTAAATAAATCAAATTTTACCCTATTTGCATAGGAAAAGCATTTGTTTAACCAGTTCTTATTCTTATCCATAAATCCTTCTTCATAGTATTTATCCACAAGTTCCCTATATAAAGGTATAAGATCCATGTTCTTGTATGATGCCTTATCAAACCATGTAAAATGATTGATTCCTAAAACGTTTACTTTAATTTCCTCTCTTGTTACCCCTTTGATTCCTCTTAATTCTTCAAGCATGGCAACCAATAAGTTCTGAGTTCCGAAAACCTCATGGCAGCACCCAAAGGCTTTAATTTGAGGAAACACCTCATAAAGTGTTCTTGTGCAGAGAGTCATTGGATTCGTGTAGTTGATGATCCACGCATTTGGCGAATATCTTTTGATATTTTCTGCAATTTCAACATACATGGGAATGGTCCTTAATGCTCTTACCAATCCACCCGGCCCTACAGTATCTCCTACAGATTGATAAATACCATATTTCTCAGGGAGATGCACATCGGACGCCATCTCATTGAAGGTTCCCGGTACAATAGAAATGATAACAAAATCTGCTTCTGTTAAGGCTTCTTCCAATGTTTTTACTGCTACATACTTCCACTTTCCTTTCGCCTGATCAAGTTCGGAATATTTGTTTCCAATGACCTCATTGTTATGTGCAGCTTGAAAGTCTATGTCATATAACCGAACTGTTCCTGACAACTGTTCTTCCAATGCAAGGTCACTCATAAACCTCCACGCCCATCCTCTGGAACCTCCGCCAATGTAGGCAAGGTTGATATCCGTAACCCTATTCTCTAAATATTTCATGTTTTTCCCCCTTTAGTTGATTTTTTTGTTCAACAAAAAACCTTATTTCAGTTGATGTTCTGCAAATAACATTTAGGTTTAGAGCTTAGGTTTCACAATGTCTCTAAATAGGTTATATTTTTAAAACACTTTTAGACATTATTAATTATAATATTTATACAAATATTATAAAGGTATGTAGTTTTACATAAGGTATCAAATATTGGTCAATATATTCGTTTTGATCAAAAAAGTATCACTATTTAGTTTTTATTCTCATAATTTATGTTGATATTTTTTATTAAGAGATATCCATACTTCAAGTCGTATCTGGCAAAAACATGTCCGATATTGCAATGCTTAAAGCAGTTAAATAAAATTAATTCCATAATCATCCATCCAAAAATTGTGGCACATATAGACAAAATTGCAAACCAGAAATTGAATAAGTAACAGTCTTTATAAATCCATAAAGGTTCAACGATAAATTTTGTGATAGATAGCACACCTACTCTGTCAAGAGATAGTCTACAGGAAAATTATTGATATATCTTCCTGTAAATTGGAAACATAAGTTTTCCTACATTCCGAATATTTTCCTATGTATAGCTATTATCCCTATATAGGATAATTATAGCAATAACAGTAGTTATATGTATCCTAAGCACCTTGAAAACTAAAAATTTAAGCACATTCAAATTCGTATTTTACTCTAATTTCCCAATTATCACGGTTACGATATCCATAGGCTCTACGCTTAATGTTTTTAACCTTATGGTTATTGCCTTCTGTAGTGCCATTAGATATCGGATAGTCGTAATAATTTAGGATATATGGCATCCAGTTATCAAGAGTTTTTATGAATTCCTTTAGCTTAGGAATATCATACTCTGCTACCAGGTCTTTGTAATATGATAAGAATGCTAAAGCATCTTCCTTGGTTGTAATATCAAAGAAGATCCTGAATTCTTCTTTGAGGTAATGAAGATTTTCTAACTCCTCATATTTTGAAAAAGCCATCAGCAGATTGTTATATTCCTCAGCGCTAAGGTCTTCTACGTTTTTTAATATAGCCCAGCGTATTTTAAATACTTCACCTTTTTCGCCATGCTTACGTGCATGATTTTGAATATGCTTTCTTTCATCATCTACACAGTTATGAAGATGTTGTGATATATGGAATCTATCTATAACCGGCTTTGCATTGGGCAGGCATTCTAATACCGAATAGCAGTAGCTTTTGCTCATGTCCATAGAAACTGCTTCAATTCCAAGCCTTACATCTTCCGGTAAACTTTTAAGGTAGGATACTACATCTTCCTTCTTTCTACCGGAGAGAATAGCAACTACCTTACCGGTTTCCTGATTATAGATGATCATATCATAGTTATGGCCTTTTCTAGTGGCGATATCATCAATACCTAAAAGTCTAAGTGGCCCAGGCTTACATGCTGCAAGGGATTCTTTTGCATAATGGCTGTATATCCTTTGGCATGCGCCTTCACTAGTGCCTACAATATTACTGACATTTTTAATAGTGTTTTTATGGGCTAGCGTAAAGATATATTGCTCATAGGCAATAGTATAACGCTGATATTTTCTGATAAAAGCAAAGTATTCATCAAATGGATGTTCTGGGTTACAATCGCAGACATACGCTTTTTCTCAAGCATGATAACCGTATCCATGCCCCATATAGGTAGATGCTTATATGCCTGATACCTTTTGTCATGCACGGTATACGTGATACGACCACAATGGGGACACACGGCAAAATCAAACGCAGATATTGCAAATACTTCAAATATATCATTATTTACATTGGAATAGATTACCTCTATCCCTTGCAATCCAATTAGTTTTCGGATAATATCATAATTGGTATTCATATCCGATACCCCCCCTTTTCTATTTTGGATTGCACTTAAAATCATAAGGGATGTATCGAATTTTTTGTACCCTTTTTACCAGTGGACTGGTAATGTAATTTATGGTGAATCTATCGTTTCACAAAATTCGTGGTTGAACCATCATAAAGAGTGTTAAGGACTATAAAACCACTGAAAAAGTGCCTTTTCTTCCTGCTCAATTGGACTTTTTCAATGGTTTCAGACTATCTGCCTTAACACTCTTTATGATTTATAGAACATTCCCATTTTCCGATGTGCCGGCAAGTGTAAAATCAATTAAAAGCTCTCCCGGTGCAACGATATCGTACACGACTTATCCTCCTGCCATATCGATTTTAATTGCCATACATCCAGTGAAATCATCTTAACAGTCCCTCCATGACTGAATATATCTATTCCCTGGCTAGAAGGACTCGGATATATATTACTTGACATTACTACCTTTCCTTCATTCACAAATACTTCTACTGAAATTCGGTCAATAAAAATGTGTAGCTTTAATGTTTTATTATTACTGATCTCTACCTTACACCTGCGTATCTCTTCACTACTAGCATCTAATTTATTTCTGACAAAGATTAATTCCTTTGCTTTCGTATTGTATTTTACATACGTTTGCTCTTTGCCATCGGAAGAACATCTTAGCTTAAAGCCGAATTCGTTAGCGTTACATGAGTTAAGATCAAATTCTCCTATGACCTCAAGGCAATTTCCCTTAAAATCTCCGAGAATGTTGCTGCTGTCCTGTACGATTTCAAAGTCTTTAAACTGCCGATGTTGTCTACGTAAACTTTTTAATTCTTCTACCGGTTGGAAGATTAACCGTCCATCAGAATCAAGGGAAAGAACACGTGGTACTGACATTATTCCACACCAGTTATTCGTTACAGTTGGGCCAAAAGATTTAAACCACGGCATCCAATCCCACGAATTCATCCACCCAATCATAATTCGCCGTCCCTGGCCATCTAAAAATGTTTGTGGAGCATAAAAATCAAATCCGTAGTCTACTTCTTCATATCTGTCCGAAGTAAATCTACCAGTCCCATAGTCCATGTTCCCAACCATATAAATTACCTTGTGATTGTCCATTCCCATTGGTGACACAATCAATACATACTTATCTCCTAGTGGAAAGAAATCGGGACATTCCCACATGGTTCCTTTCGTTCCATCACTTTCTGCCAGTACACCAACATAATCCCAATTTCTTAAATCTAACGATTTATACAATAATGCCTTACCTTTTCCGTTTTTACAAGACCCAACCACCATGTACCAGGTATCATGATGCTTCCATACCTTTGGATCCCGAAAATCTGAAGATCCGTCTACTGGTGGTTGATTGATTACAGGATTACCAGGATATTTAGTAAATGTTATACCATCTGTACTTGTAGCAACACATTGTACTTGCTTTACCTGGCCATCCTTTTCCAATACTGTCCCAGTATAAATCAAAGTAAAGAGGCCGTTATCATCAACTGCACTTCCTGAAAAACAACCGCCTCTTTCATGATAGTCATAATCTTCACTTGGCGCTAAAGCGATAGGAAGGTATTCCCAGTGAACAAGATCCTTACTTTTTGCATGGCCCCAGTGCATGGCTCCCCATAGAGGTCCATAAGGATTATGCTGATAGAATAAGTGGTATTCTCCTCTAAAATAGATAAGACCGTTAGGATCATTGATCCAATATGCGGGTGCCATAAAATGATAGGCACAGCGTTGAGGGTCTTTTGCAACAACCTCCTTGACGCTCTCAACCGATTCATTTGCTTTATCCACTAATTCCTGGTGACTAGGTCTCTTGATCTTACTATTAAGCATTTTGCTGCCCCCCTCTTTTACCCCTTTACTGCTCCTAAAGTCATGCCACTTACGATGTATCTCTGGATCAGAAAAGAGAATAACATAACCGGCATACTAAATACAATTGCCGCTGAAGCCATCGGCCCAAGGTCCAGATTATACGCTGTTAAAAATTCTGATATCCCTACAGGAACAGTTTTTGAAGAGGTACTTGTAAGTAGCAATGCAAAGAGGAAATCATTCCATGACAGCATAAAACTAAAAATAGCAGTAGTCGCCAAACCTGGCAAAGATATTGGCAAAATAATGCGAATAAATGCGCTTAATCTTCCGCATCCGTCTACTCTGGCCGACTCATCAAGTTCTTTTGGTATTCCATCAAAAAATCCAATCATCATCCAAATAACAAAAGGAATATTAATAGCAGTATATACAAGAATAAGCGCTAGTTTTGTATCTACCAAGTTAATATTTTTTATAACTGTATATATAGGAATAGCCATACTAATTAATGGAACAATTCTAACAGCTAATGTGAAAAGTAAAAAGTAATTGCCAATATTTGATGAAAAGCGTGAAAATCCATATGCAGCCATCGATCCCAAAAATACGCTTATAAACATACTAATCCCTGCAGCTATTAAACTATTGATAAAATATTTGCCAATTGGCAAATATTCTATCATCCCTCTATAATTCTCTAAGGAAAAAATGGTGGGTAGTAATCTTGGCGGAGACGCAATTACCTCCGTTGCCGGTTTAAATGATGTAATCAATAGATAAATGTACGGACTTAGAAAGAATAAAGCCAATAAGCATGTAGTAATTGCAATTGGATACTCCATTAATCTATTAAATTCAAGTTTTGCATTCACTCTTTTGTCCATTTATAGAATCGCCCCTTTATATTGTATTAACTAACATTTTTCGTCAATCCGCTTGTCTACTAATTTACTTCCTTATTTGGATTCCATATTTTTTTCATGAATAAAGCACTTACAGCTAACAACATTATCATAAAAATAACAGCCATTGCACTTGCAGAACCTATTCTGCCATAGCGCGCCAATTGCTTATACATATAAGTACTTAGAATCTCTGACGAAAAATTTGGTCCCCCTTGCGTCAATACCCAAATAATATCAAATGAACGAGCAGCATCAATAACACGTATTATAATTGCCGTAGTTGCAACCGGTATTAAAGATGGGAGGGTAACAAACCAAAAAGTTTGGCTCCTGCTGGCACCATCAATTTTAGCTGCTTCATATAAATCCTTAGAAATCCCTTGAATTCCAGCAAGCAGCACCAACATCATAAAAGGTGTAGTAAGCCATATATCTGCAATTGCACACGATATTAATGAATACCGCTCATCTGATAGCCATAAAACTTTATGTGGGTCAGAAAGAATACCAATATTATAAAGTGTCCAGTTTACAATACCAAATTGGTCACTAAGCATAAACTTCCAAATCAGCCCAGCTACCAATGGCGCAAGCATAAGCGGGCTTAGCAATAATGTCCTTATTATATTGCTTCCTCGAAAACCTGTGCTTAATAAAAGAGCAAGAATTATTCCCAAAATAAATTCTATTCCTACAGCTAGTACAACATATAGTACTGTATTTGCTGTAGTTTTAATAAATCGATCTGAAGTCAATGCTTTAATATAATTTGATAATCCTACAAATTCTTTTACGTTGAGCTTATTGATGTCATATTGGTAGAAACTATCAACCACAAGAAGTACAATAGGATATATAAAAAACGCTATTAAAAATATGGCAGCAGGTATAAAGAATAAGATTGACAGGGTTGGCTCTTTTAGTTTCAATTTATCACCTTCTTTTTCTAGTTCTATTAGTAGC
Protein-coding regions in this window:
- a CDS encoding transposase family protein; the encoded protein is MNTNYDIIRKLIGLQGIEVIYSNVNNDIFEVFAISAFDFAVCPHCGRITYTVHDKRYQAYKHLPIWGMDTVIMLEKKRMSAIVTQNIHLMNTLLLSENISVILLPMSNISLR
- a CDS encoding sensor histidine kinase, with the translated sequence MIKNTHSRFFLKNLILFLIPLLIPLIALGTLATVITQKYVKEEINKNNINLLLQTKENIELILSELDSLNLNFSTNPAINVGLKRILRNDNESLTKNDFDKLSMIKNFVDSPANSRPYIHSIYVYYYNNKNQFLSTTSGITTLNNFYDTSWYTNVENQDKHTLIWTEMRDIKQYDFAKESTKVLTIYRKLYSPGSTASDGVIVLNICAKYIESLLNNLETLPEQSILIVDENNQIIFRNHSANKMKHTNIEQIYRQSEPSFKVNPLIRKKAYTISQIQSERYGWKYLSIVPQNIIYEIPIKLSTFTFIILALSFISGLSITYYLTSRNYKNIQNIISIIDSAENNQPLPALPSRIKDEYSYILHNIVKTFVEHSYLKVQLSERKYKVQAMELLALQSQINPHFLFNTLETINWKVLSLTGHPNDINEMIGNLSDILKYSLESDKKSVTIKEEIKYTQSYINIQKARYKEKFDVIWEYDENLTQHEITKLLLQPLIENSIYHGIRVKEGKSCIKIKIHFVQSFIKISVVDNGLGINRKKLIEIREKLQKEKEYNEHIGLFNTNKRLKLTYGDQYGIKIRSKSGFGTAVYMYIPI
- a CDS encoding carbohydrate ABC transporter permease, with amino-acid sequence MLDITKAKDRNASYPLLLIELEKEGDKLKLKEPTLSILFFIPAAIFLIAFFIYPIVLLVVDSFYQYDINKLNVKEFVGLSNYIKALTSDRFIKTTANTVLYVVLAVGIEFILGIILALLLSTGFRGSNIIRTLLLSPLMLAPLVAGLIWKFMLSDQFGIVNWTLYNIGILSDPHKVLWLSDERYSLISCAIADIWLTTPFMMLVLLAGIQGISKDLYEAAKIDGASRSQTFWFVTLPSLIPVATTAIIIRVIDAARSFDIIWVLTQGGPNFSSEILSTYMYKQLARYGRIGSASAMAVIFMIMLLAVSALFMKKIWNPNKEVN
- a CDS encoding carbohydrate ABC transporter permease, coding for MDKRVNAKLEFNRLMEYPIAITTCLLALFFLSPYIYLLITSFKPATEVIASPPRLLPTIFSLENYRGMIEYLPIGKYFINSLIAAGISMFISVFLGSMAAYGFSRFSSNIGNYFLLFTLAVRIVPLISMAIPIYTVIKNINLVDTKLALILVYTAINIPFVIWMMIGFFDGIPKELDESARVDGCGRLSAFIRIILPISLPGLATTAIFSFMLSWNDFLFALLLTSTSSKTVPVGISEFLTAYNLDLGPMASAAIVFSMPVMLFSFLIQRYIVSGMTLGAVKG
- a CDS encoding ISL3 family transposase, whose translation is MRKYQRYTIAYEQYIFTLAHKNTIKNVSNIVGTSEGACQRIYSHYAKESLAACKPGPLRLLGIDDIATRKGHNYDMIIYNQETGKVVAILSGRKKEDVVSYLKSLPEDVRLGIEAVSMDMSKSYCYSVLECLPNAKPVIDRFHISQHLHNCVDDERKHIQNHARKHGEKGEVFKIRWAILKNVEDLSAEEYNNLLMAFSKYEELENLHYLKEEFRIFFDITTKEDALAFLSYYKDLVAEYDIPKLKEFIKTLDNWMPYILNYYDYPISNGTTEGNNHKVKNIKRRAYGYRNRDNWEIRVKYEFECA
- a CDS encoding alpha-glucosidase/alpha-galactosidase yields the protein MKYLENRVTDINLAYIGGGSRGWAWRFMSDLALEEQLSGTVRLYDIDFQAAHNNEVIGNKYSELDQAKGKWKYVAVKTLEEALTEADFVIISIVPGTFNEMASDVHLPEKYGIYQSVGDTVGPGGLVRALRTIPMYVEIAENIKRYSPNAWIINYTNPMTLCTRTLYEVFPQIKAFGCCHEVFGTQNLLVAMLEELRGIKGVTREEIKVNVLGINHFTWFDKASYKNMDLIPLYRELVDKYYEEGFMDKNKNWLNKCFSYANRVKFDLFRRYGLIAAAGDRHLAEFMPPWYLKDPETVEKWKFSITPVSWRIQHRENLIEKSNRLVRGEEPVEIKPSGEEGVRQIKALVGLKDIVTNVNLPNVGQMQGIPMGAVVETNAYFSRDNVQPVMAGKLPDDVQNLVIRHVLNQEATLKAALTRDKALAFRTFINDPLVNIDIKDAEELFNQMLQNTREYLPGWNI
- a CDS encoding glycoside hydrolase family 32 protein, whose amino-acid sequence is MLNSKIKRPSHQELVDKANESVESVKEVVAKDPQRCAYHFMAPAYWINDPNGLIYFRGEYHLFYQHNPYGPLWGAMHWGHAKSKDLVHWEYLPIALAPSEDYDYHERGGCFSGSAVDDNGLFTLIYTGTVLEKDGQVKQVQCVATSTDGITFTKYPGNPVINQPPVDGSSDFRDPKVWKHHDTWYMVVGSCKNGKGKALLYKSLDLRNWDYVGVLAESDGTKGTMWECPDFFPLGDKYVLIVSPMGMDNHKVIYMVGNMDYGTGRFTSDRYEEVDYGFDFYAPQTFLDGQGRRIMIGWMNSWDWMPWFKSFGPTVTNNWCGIMSVPRVLSLDSDGRLIFQPVEELKSLRRQHRQFKDFEIVQDSSNILGDFKGNCLEVIGEFDLNSCNANEFGFKLRCSSDGKEQTYVKYNTKAKELIFVRNKLDASSEEIRRCKVEISNNKTLKLHIFIDRISVEVFVNEGKVVMSSNIYPSPSSQGIDIFSHGGTVKMISLDVWQLKSIWQEDKSCTISLHRESF